The window gcgagagaGCCGGGAAGCGGCCAGAAGAGATAAACCTCTGGTACCCTgtgagcagttggtttctcctacgcttcccgagagagaaaccactgcgtgCAACCATTTGATTTTCTTACGTGATGTATTGAGATCACTTTGTCTTGCAGGGTAAatctctggttaccttggacttgaatctcactttcataaatgaaaagaaatgttaaaCAAAAAAGTCGTAATGTTTTCAGTGAAAATATCTCCCATCACAGCAATGTCATCTTTCTTGCAGTGATTTTGGCCATTTCAGTGAGTGCTTGTATAAGCCTCAGAAGGCATTTTAGCTTGAAACACTGCAATCATTACTGAAAATGATGTTTTGAATAAGACTTACAGCTGTAATAGAGGTTGCTTAATAGTTTTGACTTGCATGACAGTAGTTTGGGCCACTCTTGGCCTCTTCCACATTAAGAGTGCACGATTGCTTGCTGTCTGCACATGTGTTTAGTATCAAAATATCATTCACCAATATACCTTTATTATTAAGTTTGCAATATTCAGAGCTCTCAAGTCCTTAAGTTTCCAAAGCTTGCTGGAGATAGTGCCAAAAGCACAAGTGTCCTGTACTTCTTGTGCCAGAGACGCCAAAAAATTGTAGGTGGGTCCGGGGCcatgctcccccggaaaatttttcaaaagttTGCACTTCTGAAATAGCTGGAAATGCACCGtcgagtccgccattttggtattTTCATGCGGCTTGCTTAGAGAACCGATGTTGTTATGGTCAGCCTGAGCCAACATATCAGCTTACGCTTCATATATTAACgggtgaaagtcctgaagaaacaagaaaattggtcgcaCACAGACAGATCGAAAATTGGCCGAAGTTCAGTGCCAATGAAGGAGCAACCACTTCTGACAGCTCAATAGGCACCAGAAGAGTGCCAAGGCGTGAGAAATGCTTGTGTTGGTGTGAGAATGTGAGATGGCATCGAAATGCATGAGACTCACGTTCAatgcgtgagacttgagagctctgagTATTAtgtataaattattataatggCCATTTTAATATACCAGAGACACATAATCCATCTGgatgaattatgcgtctctcttGCGTTATCTGTCTAATGTAAAGGCAGGACAAACTATATATTAAGAAGTATAATCTGTCTaggaacttgggcaaacatctTTTTTGTgtctgttaacccattgactcccgggggttccccattgacgagaaAAGTCATCTGccgttaaacagagtaaaaaagcaagtctggccggtttaggcaggttttgggtgttaaagggttaaattagTCTAGTATAAAGGCACAAGATGCGTAATGTATCTGGGCAAACAATCCAGTTTAGTATGTCTTAGAAGGTGTACCAAAGTGGATAGTTTGTTGAGACACATAAGCCTGCTTTTAAAGCAAACGAACTTAACAGACACAGATAATAGTTGCCCAAGTTGTCCCAGACAAATAATgcatctctagtataaaaatggCCAATATCACCAATGTACATTTTTTGATTTGCAGTATTATCGGTCAGAGGCTTGGTTTGAACTCAACAAGGAACAAATCAATGCTGCAAGGACTGTTCAGGTATTTacatattattgttgttgtagttTTCTTaccactttcctttttttttaaagtaaacatTGACCCTTTCATCCCTGAAGCGACCCCcaatgacaagtaaaatcgtctggcgttagtaGGCACAGTAAAATCTACAGGTGCCACTCGTAGGAGGGagagggttaaaggggacatagtttttgagtggacctacgTGTTGTTatcccattcatccctgaagaggccttcattgacaagtaaaatcgtttggtgttagactgagtaaaatGTATAggtgtcactcttaggagggagAGGGTttataacccattgactcccaggggtttcccattgacaagtaaaatcgtctggccggtttaggccggtttgggcatCAAAGGTTTAAAGGGGactagtttttgagtggacctacatGTTGTTTCCTTTGACTGCCGCTGTCATGActtatcaataaattattgttattatgatttagtatatactaaaacagtggatagcattgaactTGCGCTCTGATTGCATGGCCACTCAAACTccagatatcctttgctattcacctgcgagaaattTGCGCGGAATTTgtgcccgaaaatgttgtaatctttgcaggaacaAATAAATTAGTCATATTTTTGTGCTAAttttattatctcactgttttagtttaTACTAAAAGAACTATTCACTTCAGCATCGGTGGCTATATTTACCTTGCTGTTTCGCGGgtcagtaaatatccaccacctgcagccacctccactttggtgaatagttgttaagtaTTGATCCTTTTAATCTTGTTGATATGAAGTTTTAAGTTTATATTCAGAAGTAAATATTGCTCTTTTTCTTAGCAACTAAAAGCCCACGTAAAAGAAATTGAGAACACAAGGAATCAAATACAGCACTCAGATTTGCCACAGTTTGACGAGCAAATCAAGGCACTACAAGATGAAGTAAAGGCTGGGGTAAACTCATTTCGCGAAGTTCAACAGATGTACACACATGAAAAACTGAACAAAGAGCCTAAAAGAATGCCTTTTGCCAAAGACAGGAATTCTGCAGGTAATTTTCAGTTCTTGAATAgatattgttatttttgttttgagtATCTAAGTTTCACAGGTATTCAGTTAAGAAAATTTCTTACTGTGTCTGCATAGCCACTAAATATTGTAAAACTCAacttttttcttatttagacACCAAGTGCCAATTTTTGAGGGGTCAATGCATGTAATGCTATTGAATAGATAAATGATCACAATCCAGTTAATAACACAATCATGAGATTGGTTTTGCAAGTGCTCATATCCTTTTGATAGTGATTTACCATGTATTTGGTTAGTAGCATTATCCAACATGATGTGAATTCTTTCCTCCAAACATGTTGCCGTCAACATTCATTGTCCAGCTTGTGGAGAGGAGCAAGTGAATGACGATAaactgatgatgataatgatcgATTGTGTCATAATTTAAACTTCCTAGTTATTCTcacaaggggggggggggggggggtggggggagtgaTGAATAATGACAGTGTGTGAGATGGCCACCGTGTTTGTGAAACATTAGGTACCTACTTGTACATTAGATTTGTGTTATTGGTGCTGAATTATTTCTATTTGTTGGATAATATCTAGCACAGGGCCTGGATGTTACAGAGTCAAGTAATAGCTCTCAGCTGCATATCCAGTCACAGGTTGTTGTAGAGGAAGATGCACAAGCTTCTTGGGATTCTTTAAATAAGGTCTGTAAGTTGTTATTTGATTTTGATCGTAGAAGATCATAGcaaaacactttttaaaatttaaagtgcctatgatgTAAAAGATATCTTTTGCGTAtttgaagaatggtgttttctattttggaattcattcttttgttccagagatattcaagtttttgttaaaaaattacAGCTGACCGACACCCATCCAATATTTTtggagatattctcaattttgtgattcATTACAATCATTTGCagtgtttgtgacgtcatcaagtttctgccttttttgtttgtatttaatacccagtatttgtattaaattattgttgatattataaaagaaaattacattttagcTCGAAGACATGAATTTATGGCAAGAACAACAGCTCACTTGccagatattgttcttgccatgcAAACATAAAATTCACTTCTTCTCACCACTGTGGAGTAAATTATCTTAGATTATATATGTGTGGCAATTTTatgtaatattatttttgtatgATATGTTGGCTTAAAGGACGTCCAGGGTAATACTATTCCCATTGACGCACTTGTGACTGTGCATTTTTTTGAATAGGGGCTGTTGGAGTTAAACGAACTGATTCACGACTTTTCAGCTTTAGTGCATGTAAGTGAATTAACTTGATGTAAAAATCATTTAGATCACAAGTGATGCAGAATATTCATTCTCGTTTTACCttaactttaaacttaaaaaccTTTAGGAGCAGCAAGAAGTGATAGACTCcattgaaaacaacattgaacaTGCTCAAGTTAACGTGGAGGAGGGTGTCAACCTTTTAGGGGCGGTAAGACTTTACTTTTTTCAGAGTTTAAAAATCACAGTGACTGTTCTTCCACAATTTTGGCACTGCTAAGTAGATTTTTCCATCCTTCATCTCTTTTGCCT of the Montipora foliosa isolate CH-2021 chromosome 14, ASM3666993v2, whole genome shotgun sequence genome contains:
- the LOC137985307 gene encoding syntaxin-17-like isoform X2 gives rise to the protein MATFDSSELSRGDSLANLPRHPLRRFQPALRKFQVALPADLQRLQLHKINMEKYYRSEAWFELNKEQINAARTVQQLKAHVKEIENTRNQIQHSDLPQFDEQIKALQDEVKAGVNSFREVQQMYTHEKLNKEPKRMPFAKDRNSAQGLDVTESSNSSQLHIQSQVVVEEDAQASWDSLNKGLLELNELIHDFSALVHEQQEVIDSIENNIEHAQVNVEEGVNLLGAANKLKAVAYPVIGAAVGGLFGGPVGLAVGIKAGAAVAVGGGVLGFFGGKYVKKKNDDVTDIQLENLSSNKDKSQ
- the LOC137985307 gene encoding syntaxin-17-like isoform X3 — protein: MEKYYRSEAWFELNKEQINAARTVQQLKAHVKEIENTRNQIQHSDLPQFDEQIKALQDEVKAGVNSFREVQQMYTHEKLNKEPKRMPFAKDRNSAAQGLDVTESSNSSQLHIQSQVVVEEDAQASWDSLNKGLLELNELIHDFSALVHEQQEVIDSIENNIEHAQVNVEEGVNLLGAANKLKAVAYPVIGAAVGGLFGGPVGLAVGIKAGAAVAVGGGVLGFFGGKYVKKKNDDVTDIQLENLSSNKDKSQ
- the LOC137985307 gene encoding syntaxin-17-like isoform X1, whose amino-acid sequence is MATFDSSELSRGDSLANLPRHPLRRFQPALRKFQVALPADLQRLQLHKINMEKYYRSEAWFELNKEQINAARTVQQLKAHVKEIENTRNQIQHSDLPQFDEQIKALQDEVKAGVNSFREVQQMYTHEKLNKEPKRMPFAKDRNSAAQGLDVTESSNSSQLHIQSQVVVEEDAQASWDSLNKGLLELNELIHDFSALVHEQQEVIDSIENNIEHAQVNVEEGVNLLGAANKLKAVAYPVIGAAVGGLFGGPVGLAVGIKAGAAVAVGGGVLGFFGGKYVKKKNDDVTDIQLENLSSNKDKSQ